The Microbacterium sp. Root61 genomic interval CTACCACCGCTGGTACGACAACTGCCGCGTCATCCCGCTGGGGGATGCCCCGGTCGAGCCGGTGCACCGCACGCGCCTCTGGCTCAACGACGCGACCGGTCAGGTGCTGCGCAACGGCCTGGACCTGCTCGGCGTCGGCGCCCCCGAACGGATGTGAACCACCCGCGGCGACGCGGGCTGATCGGAGACCTCATGAGTGACACGCACCCGACCGAGCCGTTGCCCGATCCGACCGCGCAGTGGATCCTCTCCACGCAGTCCGAGCTGCAGGAGCAGCCTCAGCCGAAGCGTCGCCGCAAGGTGTGGCCGTGGATCGTCGCGGTGGTGGCGGTGCTCGCACTCGCCGTCGGCGCGTGGTTCCTGGGCGAGTGGATCGCGAAGGACCTCGTCGCCAAGACCATCCGCGATCAGATCGTGACGCGCCTCGCGCTGCCCGCCGACCAGGAGGTCGACGTTCAGATCGAGGGGATGGTGATCCCGCAGCTGCTCTCCGGCACCCTCGATGACGTGACGGTCTCGTCCGACGACGTCGCGCTGGGCGCGTTCTCGGGCGATGTGACCGTGCGTGCGGAGGGCGTGCCGATCACCGGCGGCGCACCGGCGACGGGCGGCACCGCGACGGTCCGGATGGATGCGGCCCAGGTGCAGGCGCTGCTGTCCACGGTCGACGGATTCCCCGCCGACTCGGTCGGACTGGACGAGCCGAACGTGACGATGGCCACGGACGTCAAGGTCCTCGGTCTCGCCGTGCCCGTGGGTGTGGCCCTCACCCCGGGAGCGGATGCCGGGAAGCTCGTGCTGACCCCCGCGGAGTTCACCGTCGCGGGCGCCGAGTTCAACGCCGACGCGCTGCGCGAGCAGTTCGGCGGCCTCGCCGACGTGGTGCTGCGGGACTGGACCGTGTGCGTCGCGGAGTACCTCCCGGCGGGCGTATCGCTGACGACGGTGGGCGTCGACGGCACGGCGCTGGTCGCGGACTTCGCGATCGACGGCCGCATCGTGACGGACCCGGCGCTGCGCGAGAAGGGCACGTGCGCCTGAGCTTCCCCGCGTGACGCGCGGCGAAGGACGCGGTATCCGCGTGCCCTAGACTTCAGGGAATGCCGCGGCGTGTGTTTTCACCGTTCACGGCACCCGCAGAACCCGGGCGAACCCCGTAACCTGCAGCGCTGAAGCATCCATCGATTGGCCCACCCGTGTCTGCTGCATCGTCCTCCCCATGGACGGCCCCGTCCTGGCTCGTCGTGCCGGAGGATGCGAACACCCTCGCCGCCGGCGTCTGGCCCGCCTCCGCCGCGCGCGATGCCGACGGCGCCCTGAGCATCGGCGGAGTGCCGGTCGCCCGACTGCGCGAGCAGTTCGGCACGCCCCTCTACGTCCTGGACGAGAACGAGGTGCGCGACCACGCGCGCCGCACCCTCGACGCCTTCCGCTCCGCCGCGGCCGCCCACGGCGTGCAGGCGCGCGTGTACTACGCCGGCAAGGCGTTCCTTTCCACCGAGGTCGTGCGCTGGGTCACCGAAGAGGGACTCGCCGTGGACGTCTGCACAGGGGGAGAGCTCCAGATCGCGCTCGCCGCCGGAGCGGAGCCGTCGCGCCTCGGCTTCCACGGCAACAACAAGAGCATCCCCGAGCTCGAGCGCGCCGTCGAGATCGGCATCGGCTCGATCGTGCTGGACAGCTGGATCGAGCTGGAGCGGGTCGCCGCGATCGCCACGCGCCGCGGCGTCACCCAGGCTGTGCTCGTCCGCGTCAACAGCGGAGTGCACGCCGAGACCCACGACTTCCTCGCGACGGCGCACGAAGACCAGAAGTTCGGCTTCACGCTGCAGGATGCCGTGGCCGCCGTCGCCCGCATCCGCGAGATCGACGCACTCGCCTTCGTGGGTCTGCACTGCCACATCGGCTCGCAGATCTTCGGCACGGCCGGGTTCCGGGAATCCGCCGCCCGCGTCGTCGAGCTGCACGCCGATCTCCTGGCCGACGGCGACATCCCCGTCCTCAACCTCGGCGGCGGCTTCGGGATCGCCTACACCGCGGCCGATGACCCGACCCCGATCGAGGAGCTCGCCGTCGGCATCGTCGACGCGGTCGCGCAGGAGTGCGCGGCCCGCGGCATCCCGATTCCGAACCTGGCGTTCGAGCCCGGTCGCGTCATCGTCGGCCAGGCCGGCGTCACGCTCTACGAAGTGGGCACGATCAAGCCCGTCGTCGTCTCGGACGAACTTACCCGGCTGTACGTCAGCGTCGACGGTGGCATGAGCGACAACGCCCGCCCCGCGCTCTACGGCGCGCAGTACTCGGCGCGCATCGCCTCTCGCACGAGCGGCGCCGCACCGGCGCTGGCCCGTGTGGTCGGTCGCCACTGCGAGTCCGGCGACATCGTCGTGGATGCCGAGTACCTGCCGGCCGACGTCGCCCCGGGCGACCTCCTGGCCGTGCCCGCGACGGGGGCGTACTGCTTCTCGCTCGCGAACAACTACAACTATGTGCCGCGACCACCCGTGGTCGCGGTGCGCGACGGAGAGGCACGGATCATCGTGCACGGCGAGACCATCGCCGATCTCCTCTCGCGCGACGCCGGGCTGCACCCGGCACCGAAGGAAGGGAAGGCATGATCGACTATCGCCGTCTGCGCGTGGCTCTGCTGGGCGCGGGAGCCGTGGGCTCCCAGGTCGCCTCGCTGCTGCTGAAGCACGGGGCCGAACTCGCCGATCGGGCGGGCGCCTCGCTCGAACTCGTCGGGATCGCGGTCCGCAACCTCGACGCCCCGCGCGATGTGGAGCTGCCCAAGGAGCTGTTCACCACCGACGCCGAGTCGCTCATTCTCGGAGCCGACATCGTCATCGAGCTGATGGGCGGCATCGAGCCTGCTCGCACCTACCTGCTGCAGGCGATCAACTCCGGCGCCGACGTCGTCACGGCCAACAAGGCCCTGCTCGCGACCCACGGCCCCGAGATCTTCGACGCCGCCGACCAGGTCGGTGCGCAGGTCTACTACGAAGCCGCCGCCGCCGGCGCGATCCCGATCATCCGCCCGTTGCGCGACTCGCTCGCCGGCGACCGCGTGCAGCGCATCATGGGCATCGTCAACGGCACCACGAACTACATCCTGGACCGCATGGACACCGAGGGCGCCGACCTCGTCGACGTGCTCGCCGAGGCTCAGGCGCTCGGCTATGCCGAGTCCGACCCCACGGCAGATGTCGAGGGCTACGACGCGGCGCAGAAGGCCGCGATCCTCGCGAGCCTCGCCTTCCACACCACGGTCCCCCTGGAGACCGTGCACCGCGAGGGCATCATGGGCATCTCCGCGGACATGATCGAGGCCGCCCGCAAGGCAGGTCACGTCATCAAGCTCCTCGCCGTGTGCGAGCGCCTGCAGGGCGAACCGGATGCCGGAGCCGCCGGCGAGGCGATCTCCGTGCGCGTCTATCCGGCGCTCATCGCCCGCACGCACCCGCTCGCGAGCGTCCACGGCGCGAACAACGCCGTCTTCGTGCAGGCCGAGGCCGCCGGCAACCTGATGTTCTACGGAGCCGGTGCCGGTGGCGTGCAGACCGCGTCGGCCGTCCTCGGCGATGTCGTCTCCGCCGCGCGCCGCCATGTCGCGGGAGGCGTCGGAGTGGGGGAGTCCACCCGGGCGAACCTGCCGATCGTGCCGATCGGCCGCGTCACCACCCGCTACCAGATCACGCTCGAGGTCGACGACCAGCCGGGCGTGCTGGCCACGATCGCCGGCATCCTCAGCGAGGGCCGCGTCTCGATCGCGACCGTCGAGCAGACCGTCATCGGCGAAGGGGAGGCGGGGTCGGGAACGGCGCGCCTCGTCATCGGCACCCACAAGGCCCGTGAGCAGGACCTGAGCGAGACCGTCGAGCGCCTCGCCGCGAGCGGCGTCGTCGAACGCGTCGCCTCCGTCCTGCGCGTGGAAGGAGACTGACATGGCGCACCTCTGGCGCGGAGTCATGCGCGAGTACGCCGATCGCCTGGGTGTCACGGATGCCTCGACGGTCGTCACCCTCGGCGAGGGCGGCACACCGCTGCTGCCCGCCCCCTCCCTCTCGCGCCGCACCGGCGCCGACGTCTGGGTCAAGTTCGAGGGCATGAACCCGACGGGTTCGTTCAAGGACCGCGGCATGACGGTGGCGCTGTCCCGCGCCGTCGAGCACGGCGCCCAGGCCGTCATCTGCGCCTCCACCGGCAACACATCGGCGTCGGCCGCGGCCTACGCCGCCCACGCCGGGATCACCGCCGCCGTGCTCGTGCCCGAGGGCAAGATCGCGATGGGCAAGCTGAGCCAGGCCGTGGCCCACAACGGCAGGCTCATCCAGGTGCGCGGCAACTTCGACGACTGCCTCGAGATCGCCCGCGAACTGGCCGACCACTACCCGGTGCACCTCGTCAACTCGGTGAACCCCGATCGCATCGAGGGGCAGAAGACCGCCGCCTACGAGGTCGTCACGGTGCTGGGGGATGCCCCGGACTTCCACTTCGTGCCCGTCGGCAATGCCGGGAACTACACCGCCTACTCGCGCGGCTACCGCGAAGAGGTCGCGCGCGGCGTCTCCACCCGCGTGCCCCGCATGTTCGGCCTGCAGGCCGAGGGATCCGCACCCCTCGTGCGCGGTGAAGTCGTCAAGAACCCCGAGACGGTGGCCACGGCCATCCGCATCGGCAACCCCGCCTCGTGGGAGCTCGCCCTCGAGGCGCGCGACGCCACGCAGGGCTGGTTCGGTGCGATCGACGACGCCCGTATCCTCGCGGCGCAGAAGCTGCTGGCCGCCGAGGTCGGCATCTTCGTGGAGCCCGCATCCGCCATCAGCGTCGCCGGACTGCTCGACCGTGCCGAGGCCGGGATCATCCCTGCCGGGTCCCGCGTCGTGCTCACGGTCACCGGCCACGGCCTGAAGGACCCGCAGTGGGCCCTGCGCAACGCCGACGGCACCCAGGTGGAGCCGACCGTGGTGGATGCCGCGACCTCCGAAGTGGCATCCGTGCTCGGGCTCCTGTCTTCTGGGGCCACGCCCCAGACCCCCGGTTCGCTGGCGCACCCCTCTTCCGGAGCCACCGCGTGAGCGACGGTTCCGCACGCGAGGAGGGGCGCACCGTCGCGGTGCGCGTGCCCGCCACCAGCGCCAATCTGGGTCCCGGGTTCGACACCCTGGGTCTCGCTCTGAGCGTCTACGACGAGCTGCTCGTCACCGCCCTTCCGGCCGGACAGGTCGAGGTCGAGGTCTCCGGCGAGGGTGCGGCCGACGTCCCGCGCGATGCCTCGAATCTCGTCGTGCGCTCGATCGCGTACGCCTTCGAGGCGGCGGGGCGCCCGATGCCCGGCATCCGTCTGCGTGCCCGCAACGTGATCCCGCACGGCCGCGGCCTGGGATCCTCCGGCGCCGCTGTCGTCTCGGGTCTGCTCGCGGCCAAGGGGCTGCTCGAGGGCGACGTCGAACTCGGCCCCGACACCCTGCTGCGTCTCGCCACCGAGCTCGAGGGTCACCCCGATAACGTGGCGCCGGCGCTGTTCGGCGGCCTGACGATCGCGTGGATGGACCAGAACGGTCCGCAGCACAAGAAGCTGCTCGTGCACCGCGGCGTCTCGCCGCTCGTGTTCGTGCCCGACTTCACGATGTCCACGAGCGTCGCGCGCAGCCTGCAGCCGCTGCAGGTGCCCCGTGAGGATGCCGTCTTCAACGTCTCGCGCTCCGCGCTGCTGATCGCCGCGATGATGCAGAGCCCCGAACTCCTCCTCGCCGCGACTGAGGACAAGCTGCACCAGAACTACCGTGCGCAGGCCATGCCCGACACGGATCGCCTCGTGCGGACGCTGCGGGATGCCGGGTTCGCGGCGGTCGTCTCGGGCGCCGGCCCGAGCGTGCTGGTGCTCGCCGACGGGCCGGGTCAGCGCCTCGCGGCGGCCGAGGTCGCGGCGCGATCGACAGACTCCCCGTGGGAAGCCCATATGCTGGCCGTCGACTTCAAGGGTGGTACAGTGAAGGGGTACACGGAGGGTTCCACGTAGCACGTGAATCTGGCCTCCGTCGCAATTCTGCGAAAGCACCGCACATCCTCCACCCACTGATGTTCTCGGAGCGACCATTCGGTCCCCGACCTCGTCGAAGGGCGCGCGGGCAGGCACTCGTCGTACACGAGGCCACGTGCGGTCGTGCATATCCACTCTTTTCACAAGGGAGAACTCGTGGAGTCCATCTCCGAGATCCAGTCCGCTGACACTCAGTCCGAAGAGCGCGCAGACGCGCCCGAGGTCGTCGAGACCGTCAGCACCGGCGACGCCGTCGCCGAGTCCACCCCCGAAGCTGCCGCTGAGGCGCCGACCGCAGAAGCGGCACCCGCCGCCGAGGCTGTCGTCGAGGCTCCGGCCGAGGCTGTCGTTGAGGCGCCCGCCGAGCCGGTCGCCCCGGTGAAGGCGCCGCGCAAGCGCGCGCCGCGTCGGGCCAAGAGCACCGACGTGCCCGCCGCCGAGGCCGCTCCGGCCGAGCCTGTCGTCGAGGACGTCGCGCCCGTCGAGGACGTCGCGCCCGTCGAGGACGTCGCGCCCGTCGAGGACGTCGCGCCCGTCGAGGACGTCGCGCCCGCCGAGGACGCCGCGCCCGCCGAGGACGCCGCGCCCGCTGAGGCAGCTGCCGCGGAAGAAACCCTCGAAGAGGCACCCGCTGCCGACGAGACCCCCGCCGCTGCAGAAGCAGCGTCTGCCGCTCCGGCAGAGGACGCGCCCGCCGAGGACGTCCCCGCCGCGACCGATGAGGCCGCTCCGGCCGAGTCCGAGACCCCCGCCGACGGTGGCGAGACCACCGCCGAGGGCGAGGCATCCGAGTCGACCTCCAGCCGCAGCCGCAGCCGGAGCCGCAACCGCAGCCGCAGCCGCAACGGCAAGGCCGATGCCCCCGCGCAGAACGCACCGGCCGGCCAGGGCAACCAGAACACCCAGGCCCAGCCCGCGCAGCAGTCGTCCGACTCGGACGACGAGGGCGCCACCACCTCGGGCCGCAACACCCGCAACCAGCGCAACACCAAGCGCCGCGGTCAGAGCACCGACGAGTTCGAGACCGAGATCACCGAGGACGACGTCCTCATCCCGATCGCGGGCATCCTCGACGTGCTCGACAACTACGCCTTCGTCCGCACCAGCGGCTACCTGCCCGGCACCAGCGACGTCTACGTCTCGCTCGGTCAGGTCAAGAAGTACAACCTCCGCAAGGGCGACGCCGTCGTCGGTGCGATCAAGCAGCCGCGCGAGAACGAGCAGTCCGGTCGCCAGAAGTACAACGCGCTGGTCAAGGTCGACGCCATCAACGGCCTGTCCGTCGAGGACGCCGCGACCCGCGTCGAGTTCGGCAAGCTGACGCCGCTCTACCCGCAGGAGCGCCTCCGCCTGGAGACCGCCCCGGAGAAGCTCACGCAGCGCATCATCGACCTCGTGGCGCCGATCGGCAAGGGCCAGCGCGGCCTCATCGTCGCGCCCCCGAAGGCCGGCAAGACGATCGTGCTGCAGCAGATCGCCAACGCGATCGCGACGAACAACCCCGAGGTCCACCTCATGGTCGTCCTCGTCGACGAGCGTCCCGAAGAGGTCACCGACATGCAGCGCACGGTGAAGGGTGAGGTCATCGCCTCGACCTTCGACCGTCCCGCCGAAGACCACACCACGGTCGCCGAGCTCGCCATCGAGCGTGCCAAGCGCCTCGTGGAGCTCGGCCGCGACGTCGTCGTGCTGCTCGACTCGATCACGCGCCTCGGCCGTGCCTACAACATCTCGGCGCCGACTTCCGGTCGCGTGCTGACCGGTGGT includes:
- a CDS encoding LmeA family phospholipid-binding protein, producing MSDTHPTEPLPDPTAQWILSTQSELQEQPQPKRRRKVWPWIVAVVAVLALAVGAWFLGEWIAKDLVAKTIRDQIVTRLALPADQEVDVQIEGMVIPQLLSGTLDDVTVSSDDVALGAFSGDVTVRAEGVPITGGAPATGGTATVRMDAAQVQALLSTVDGFPADSVGLDEPNVTMATDVKVLGLAVPVGVALTPGADAGKLVLTPAEFTVAGAEFNADALREQFGGLADVVLRDWTVCVAEYLPAGVSLTTVGVDGTALVADFAIDGRIVTDPALREKGTCA
- the lysA gene encoding diaminopimelate decarboxylase; this translates as MSAASSSPWTAPSWLVVPEDANTLAAGVWPASAARDADGALSIGGVPVARLREQFGTPLYVLDENEVRDHARRTLDAFRSAAAAHGVQARVYYAGKAFLSTEVVRWVTEEGLAVDVCTGGELQIALAAGAEPSRLGFHGNNKSIPELERAVEIGIGSIVLDSWIELERVAAIATRRGVTQAVLVRVNSGVHAETHDFLATAHEDQKFGFTLQDAVAAVARIREIDALAFVGLHCHIGSQIFGTAGFRESAARVVELHADLLADGDIPVLNLGGGFGIAYTAADDPTPIEELAVGIVDAVAQECAARGIPIPNLAFEPGRVIVGQAGVTLYEVGTIKPVVVSDELTRLYVSVDGGMSDNARPALYGAQYSARIASRTSGAAPALARVVGRHCESGDIVVDAEYLPADVAPGDLLAVPATGAYCFSLANNYNYVPRPPVVAVRDGEARIIVHGETIADLLSRDAGLHPAPKEGKA
- a CDS encoding homoserine dehydrogenase, translating into MIDYRRLRVALLGAGAVGSQVASLLLKHGAELADRAGASLELVGIAVRNLDAPRDVELPKELFTTDAESLILGADIVIELMGGIEPARTYLLQAINSGADVVTANKALLATHGPEIFDAADQVGAQVYYEAAAAGAIPIIRPLRDSLAGDRVQRIMGIVNGTTNYILDRMDTEGADLVDVLAEAQALGYAESDPTADVEGYDAAQKAAILASLAFHTTVPLETVHREGIMGISADMIEAARKAGHVIKLLAVCERLQGEPDAGAAGEAISVRVYPALIARTHPLASVHGANNAVFVQAEAAGNLMFYGAGAGGVQTASAVLGDVVSAARRHVAGGVGVGESTRANLPIVPIGRVTTRYQITLEVDDQPGVLATIAGILSEGRVSIATVEQTVIGEGEAGSGTARLVIGTHKAREQDLSETVERLAASGVVERVASVLRVEGD
- the thrC gene encoding threonine synthase, with protein sequence MAHLWRGVMREYADRLGVTDASTVVTLGEGGTPLLPAPSLSRRTGADVWVKFEGMNPTGSFKDRGMTVALSRAVEHGAQAVICASTGNTSASAAAYAAHAGITAAVLVPEGKIAMGKLSQAVAHNGRLIQVRGNFDDCLEIARELADHYPVHLVNSVNPDRIEGQKTAAYEVVTVLGDAPDFHFVPVGNAGNYTAYSRGYREEVARGVSTRVPRMFGLQAEGSAPLVRGEVVKNPETVATAIRIGNPASWELALEARDATQGWFGAIDDARILAAQKLLAAEVGIFVEPASAISVAGLLDRAEAGIIPAGSRVVLTVTGHGLKDPQWALRNADGTQVEPTVVDAATSEVASVLGLLSSGATPQTPGSLAHPSSGATA
- the thrB gene encoding homoserine kinase, producing the protein MSDGSAREEGRTVAVRVPATSANLGPGFDTLGLALSVYDELLVTALPAGQVEVEVSGEGAADVPRDASNLVVRSIAYAFEAAGRPMPGIRLRARNVIPHGRGLGSSGAAVVSGLLAAKGLLEGDVELGPDTLLRLATELEGHPDNVAPALFGGLTIAWMDQNGPQHKKLLVHRGVSPLVFVPDFTMSTSVARSLQPLQVPREDAVFNVSRSALLIAAMMQSPELLLAATEDKLHQNYRAQAMPDTDRLVRTLRDAGFAAVVSGAGPSVLVLADGPGQRLAAAEVAARSTDSPWEAHMLAVDFKGGTVKGYTEGST
- the rho gene encoding transcription termination factor Rho; translated protein: MESISEIQSADTQSEERADAPEVVETVSTGDAVAESTPEAAAEAPTAEAAPAAEAVVEAPAEAVVEAPAEPVAPVKAPRKRAPRRAKSTDVPAAEAAPAEPVVEDVAPVEDVAPVEDVAPVEDVAPVEDVAPAEDAAPAEDAAPAEAAAAEETLEEAPAADETPAAAEAASAAPAEDAPAEDVPAATDEAAPAESETPADGGETTAEGEASESTSSRSRSRSRNRSRSRNGKADAPAQNAPAGQGNQNTQAQPAQQSSDSDDEGATTSGRNTRNQRNTKRRGQSTDEFETEITEDDVLIPIAGILDVLDNYAFVRTSGYLPGTSDVYVSLGQVKKYNLRKGDAVVGAIKQPRENEQSGRQKYNALVKVDAINGLSVEDAATRVEFGKLTPLYPQERLRLETAPEKLTQRIIDLVAPIGKGQRGLIVAPPKAGKTIVLQQIANAIATNNPEVHLMVVLVDERPEEVTDMQRTVKGEVIASTFDRPAEDHTTVAELAIERAKRLVELGRDVVVLLDSITRLGRAYNISAPTSGRVLTGGVDASALYPPKRFFGAARNIENGGSLTILATALVETGSKMDDVIFEEFKGTGNSELRLSRQLADKRIFPAVDINASSTRREEMLLSADEVKITWKLRRALAGLDPQQALEVVLGKLKETSSNVEFLVQMQKSIPAPTGGSSHSHENNIR